A stretch of Blautia liquoris DNA encodes these proteins:
- the rsxE gene encoding electron transport complex subunit RsxE, whose protein sequence is MNPNTPAERLYNGIVKENPIFVMMIGMCPTLAVTTSAINGIGMGLTTTIILAASNMLISMLRKVIPNSVRMPAYIGVIATLVTIVEFLLKAYLPGLYTALGIYIPLIVVNCIIMGRAEAYAGKNPVIPSLFDGLGMGIGFTIGLFFIGAVREVIGSGTLMGMHIMPSSFEPVTIFIMAPGAFFVLALLVALINKIKDHKASKGTSYVTESYGCASCKDTECPSHKDRGGDNQ, encoded by the coding sequence ATGAATCCAAACACACCTGCAGAACGTTTGTACAATGGAATCGTAAAAGAAAACCCAATTTTTGTTATGATGATCGGCATGTGTCCGACACTTGCGGTTACCACTTCAGCTATCAATGGTATTGGTATGGGACTGACTACGACAATTATACTGGCTGCCTCTAATATGCTGATTTCCATGCTTCGCAAGGTCATACCGAATAGTGTGCGTATGCCTGCTTACATCGGTGTCATCGCTACGCTGGTTACAATCGTAGAATTTTTGCTGAAAGCATATCTGCCAGGATTATATACGGCTCTTGGTATTTACATACCGCTGATTGTGGTCAACTGTATCATTATGGGGCGTGCAGAGGCTTATGCCGGCAAGAATCCGGTGATTCCTTCTCTCTTTGACGGATTAGGAATGGGGATTGGCTTTACAATCGGACTCTTTTTTATTGGAGCGGTACGTGAGGTAATTGGTTCCGGAACACTGATGGGCATGCATATTATGCCTTCTTCTTTTGAACCGGTGACAATATTTATTATGGCCCCTGGTGCGTTCTTTGTCCTGGCATTACTTGTTGCACTGATTAATAAGATCAAAGACCACAAGGCCTCGAAAGGAACATCGTACGTGACAGAAAGCTATGGCTGTGCTTCCTGCAAAGACACAGAATGTCCTTCACATAAAGATCGGGGAGGTGACAATCAATGA
- a CDS encoding RnfABCDGE type electron transport complex subunit G yields the protein MKKVLRDALSLTVIAVILGVLLGTFHEITKKPIENRERQTKTEALMDVLPDADKFEKINISDKKTEFQSLLKKDGLDAQIIDEAYRGLTNSGNFSGYAITVTSREGYGGDIQMTVGLTKDGTTAGISFLQLNETAGLGMNADTNDFKKQFKNKKVDAFEYTKGGGGSENQIDAISGATVTTNAVTNAVNACIDVSEILNGEAIES from the coding sequence TTGAAAAAAGTATTAAGGGATGCACTTTCTTTGACAGTGATTGCCGTGATTCTAGGTGTCCTTCTTGGAACATTTCATGAAATCACCAAAAAGCCGATTGAAAATCGAGAGCGGCAAACAAAAACAGAGGCTCTTATGGATGTATTACCGGATGCAGATAAATTTGAAAAGATTAACATTTCAGATAAAAAAACTGAATTTCAGTCATTACTAAAAAAAGATGGACTAGATGCGCAGATTATTGATGAGGCTTACAGGGGACTTACTAACTCAGGAAATTTTTCAGGCTATGCGATTACTGTGACTTCCCGTGAGGGGTATGGAGGAGATATTCAGATGACAGTCGGTTTAACAAAAGACGGTACCACAGCTGGCATCTCCTTTTTACAATTAAATGAGACAGCCGGGCTCGGAATGAATGCAGATACAAACGATTTCAAAAAGCAATTTAAAAACAAAAAGGTTGACGCGTTTGAATACACAAAGGGTGGGGGAGGTTCAGAGAATCAAATTGACGCAATCAGTGGAGCCACGGTCACAACAAATGCCGTCACAAATGCCGTGAATGCCTGTATTGATGTATCTGAAATACTAAATGGGGAGGCGATAGAATCATGA